A region of Halosolutus amylolyticus DNA encodes the following proteins:
- a CDS encoding NifU family protein, which yields MTDSDDDGTLKERVEKWLAREMPIIQMHGGTSAVREADPETGEVVVELGGGCKGCSVSDVTTGNIEAELIQWPEIDDVTIRVPDARESLGGPDQAESIMGIDRTEGGRGDWGSSNPGKDHL from the coding sequence ATGACTGACTCCGACGACGACGGGACGCTCAAAGAGCGGGTCGAGAAGTGGCTCGCCCGCGAGATGCCGATCATCCAGATGCACGGCGGGACCAGCGCCGTCCGCGAGGCCGATCCGGAGACCGGCGAGGTCGTCGTCGAACTCGGCGGCGGCTGCAAGGGCTGTTCGGTCAGCGACGTCACGACGGGCAACATCGAGGCCGAACTCATCCAGTGGCCGGAGATCGACGACGTGACCATCCGGGTACCCGACGCCCGCGAGAGCCTGGGCGGCCCCGATCAGGCCGAGTCCATCATGGGGATCGATCGGACCGAGGGCGGTCGCGGCGACTGGGGCTCCTCGAACCCGGGAAAGGACCACCTCTAA
- the rpsJ gene encoding 30S ribosomal protein S10, with protein MQQARVRLAGTSPDDLDDICDDVREIANNTGVNLSGPIPLPTKTLEVPTRKSPDGEGTATWEHWEMRVHKRLIDLDADERALRQLMRIQVPNDVSIEIVLED; from the coding sequence ATGCAGCAGGCACGCGTTCGACTCGCGGGCACGAGTCCAGACGACTTAGACGACATCTGCGACGACGTCCGCGAGATTGCGAACAACACCGGCGTCAACCTGAGCGGTCCGATCCCGCTGCCGACGAAGACCCTCGAGGTGCCGACCCGGAAGTCGCCTGACGGCGAGGGCACCGCCACGTGGGAGCACTGGGAGATGCGCGTCCACAAGCGCCTCATCGATCTGGACGCCGACGAACGCGCACTCCGTCAGCTCATGCGCATCCAGGTGCCGAACGACGTCTCGATCGAGATCGTCCTCGAAGACTGA
- a CDS encoding homoserine dehydrogenase has translation MRLAILGAGDVGRSVADLAGEYGHEVVAIADSTGAAIDPDGIDVERALERKVGGDAVGTGDPEAVFETDYDALVEATPTTLGDAEPGFTHAKRALEADRHVVLANKGPVAERYEDLRAIEAESAGSIRFEATVGGAIPVLSTIEDSTPQAVTAVRGVLNGTANFILTRMAAEGLDYEHVLAEAQDLGVAEADPTFDVDGTDAALKFVILANVLADGGFALDDADVTGIQDVPGSALDLAAEDGRTIRLIGEATRDGVRVGPRLVPENGALAVTGTRNIVQIETKHAGSLHNSGRGAGGPETATAVLSDVGRLPER, from the coding sequence ATGCGACTCGCCATCCTCGGTGCCGGAGACGTCGGGCGATCCGTCGCCGACCTCGCCGGCGAGTACGGCCACGAGGTCGTCGCGATCGCCGACTCGACCGGCGCCGCGATCGACCCCGACGGGATCGACGTCGAACGCGCCCTCGAACGCAAAGTCGGCGGCGACGCCGTCGGCACGGGCGACCCCGAGGCCGTCTTCGAGACCGACTACGACGCGCTCGTCGAAGCCACCCCGACGACGCTGGGCGACGCCGAGCCCGGCTTCACGCACGCGAAACGTGCACTCGAAGCCGATCGACACGTCGTCCTGGCGAACAAGGGCCCGGTCGCCGAACGCTACGAGGACCTGCGGGCGATCGAGGCCGAGAGCGCGGGCTCGATCCGGTTCGAGGCGACCGTCGGCGGGGCCATTCCGGTGCTGTCGACGATCGAGGACTCGACGCCACAGGCCGTGACCGCGGTCCGGGGCGTGCTCAACGGAACGGCGAACTTCATCCTCACGCGGATGGCCGCCGAGGGACTCGACTACGAACACGTCCTCGCGGAGGCCCAGGATCTGGGCGTCGCGGAGGCCGACCCGACCTTCGACGTCGACGGCACCGACGCCGCGCTGAAGTTCGTCATCCTCGCGAACGTGCTGGCCGACGGCGGCTTCGCGCTCGACGACGCCGACGTCACGGGGATCCAGGACGTCCCCGGTAGCGCCCTCGACCTCGCGGCCGAGGACGGCCGGACCATCCGCCTGATCGGCGAGGCGACCCGCGACGGCGTCCGCGTCGGCCCGCGACTCGTTCCGGAGAACGGCGCGCTCGCGGTCACGGGCACGCGAAACATCGTCCAGATCGAGACCAAACACGCCGGCAGTCTCCACAACAGCGGCCGCGGTGCGGGCGGCCCGGAGACGGCCACGGCCGTCCTGTCGGACGTCGGTCGGCTCCCGGAGCGGTAA
- a CDS encoding rhomboid family intramembrane serine protease produces MADRSPPRSGPKLAGRPEGPDPSTGSDSSPILELLAIFVIVFAVQALTAFAGAMAGLFVLAPPLADDPWTIVTSVYAHKTFGHLVSNSVALVLFGWPVARATTRVRFHTFVLVTGALAGISQIVVTGALASLPIVPGTPTVGVLGASGAVFALLGYLLTGNRLSDAFASVIDVPRWATLLVFLVLAAIVTLATARPGIALVAHFTGLLLGLVAGRAGVLEPRRGGARG; encoded by the coding sequence ATGGCAGACCGATCGCCCCCCCGGTCGGGGCCGAAACTCGCGGGGCGGCCCGAGGGACCCGATCCGTCCACCGGGTCCGACTCGAGTCCCATCCTCGAACTGCTCGCGATCTTCGTCATCGTCTTCGCCGTCCAGGCGCTCACGGCGTTCGCCGGGGCGATGGCCGGCCTGTTCGTCCTCGCGCCGCCACTGGCCGACGACCCGTGGACGATCGTCACGAGCGTCTACGCCCACAAGACGTTCGGTCACCTCGTCTCGAACAGCGTGGCGCTCGTGCTCTTCGGCTGGCCAGTCGCGCGAGCGACGACCCGCGTACGATTCCACACGTTCGTCCTCGTCACGGGTGCGCTGGCGGGGATCTCCCAGATCGTCGTCACGGGTGCGCTCGCCTCGCTGCCGATCGTTCCGGGAACGCCGACGGTCGGCGTGCTCGGGGCCAGCGGCGCGGTCTTTGCCCTGCTGGGCTACCTGCTCACCGGCAACCGGCTCTCGGACGCGTTCGCGTCGGTGATCGACGTCCCGCGCTGGGCCACCCTCCTGGTCTTTCTCGTGCTCGCGGCGATCGTCACGCTGGCGACCGCCCGGCCAGGGATCGCGCTGGTCGCGCACTTTACCGGCCTCTTGCTCGGGCTGGTGGCGGGGCGTGCCGGCGTACTCGAACCGCGCCGCGGTGGCGCCAGGGGCTGA
- a CDS encoding 8-oxo-dGTP diphosphatase, with protein sequence MIEATLCFPLREWTPDERTGDDRERTDEVLLIEKRRGLGEGWYNGPGGKLENGETPRECAVRETREEVGLAVRNLEKAGELTFTLDGDRHTFCHVYRTRSFDGEPTPSDEARPEWVPIDEVPYDRMWEDDRLWLPAVLEGDTVAGEFRFEGGEPLDEADFADHDLERDVSFEDRS encoded by the coding sequence ATGATCGAGGCGACGCTGTGTTTTCCGCTCCGGGAGTGGACTCCCGACGAGCGAACGGGCGACGATCGCGAGCGGACCGACGAGGTGCTCCTGATCGAGAAGCGCCGCGGACTCGGCGAGGGGTGGTACAACGGCCCCGGCGGCAAACTCGAGAACGGCGAGACGCCCCGGGAGTGTGCCGTCCGCGAGACGCGCGAAGAAGTCGGACTCGCGGTCCGGAACCTCGAGAAGGCCGGCGAACTTACGTTCACGCTCGATGGTGACCGGCACACGTTCTGTCACGTCTACCGGACGCGATCGTTCGACGGCGAACCGACCCCCTCCGACGAGGCCCGCCCGGAGTGGGTCCCGATCGACGAGGTGCCCTACGATCGGATGTGGGAGGACGATCGGCTCTGGCTCCCGGCCGTCCTCGAGGGCGACACCGTCGCCGGCGAGTTCCGGTTCGAGGGCGGTGAGCCGCTGGACGAGGCCGATTTCGCCGATCACGATCTGGAACGAGACGTCTCGTTCGAGGATCGATCGTAG
- the proS gene encoding proline--tRNA ligase has translation MSDESQELGITESKSHKPGEWYAEVVQKAGLADYAPMGGFIVTKPRGYALWESIQDALDGWFKETGVQNTYFPMFIPESYLEREKDIVEGFDPEVAWVTQGGHDELEERLAVRPTSESIIAPFMAEWVRSHRDLPLRLNQWCSVVRWEATETKPFFRTKEFLWQEGHTAHATDAGAWEEVWTRLSQYERVYEDVLAIPVLRGKKPEHDKFPGADTTTTVEALMPDGKSVQGGTSHHLGQSFADAFDITFVDEDEEEQTAYTTSWGLSWRALGALIMTHSDDQGLVLPPTIAPTQVAIVPIWQADTKEKVLDYSETIAEELEDAGLRVELDDRDERNPGFKFNEHELNGVPLRIEIGPNEVDDEEVTLVHRPDTENVVADREGLVETVEENLDAIYDKLYETAEETLEENVREAHSPEEILGTIGKHGGYVKTPWCGDQACEEAIKEKIAAEIVMQPLAEEGGASAGEPVRPDDDATCGVCGDDAEEIAYFAKSY, from the coding sequence ATGAGCGACGAGAGTCAGGAACTCGGGATCACCGAGTCGAAATCGCACAAACCCGGCGAGTGGTACGCCGAGGTCGTCCAGAAGGCAGGGCTGGCGGACTACGCGCCGATGGGCGGGTTCATCGTCACGAAGCCCCGCGGCTACGCGCTGTGGGAGTCGATCCAGGACGCGCTGGACGGCTGGTTCAAGGAGACCGGCGTCCAGAACACCTACTTCCCGATGTTCATCCCGGAGAGCTACCTCGAGCGCGAGAAGGACATCGTCGAAGGGTTCGACCCCGAGGTAGCCTGGGTCACCCAGGGCGGCCACGACGAACTCGAGGAGCGACTCGCCGTCCGCCCGACCAGCGAGTCGATCATCGCGCCCTTCATGGCCGAGTGGGTCCGGAGCCACCGCGACCTGCCGCTGCGGCTGAACCAGTGGTGTTCGGTCGTCCGCTGGGAGGCCACCGAGACCAAGCCGTTCTTCCGGACGAAGGAGTTCCTCTGGCAAGAAGGTCACACCGCCCACGCGACCGACGCGGGGGCCTGGGAGGAGGTCTGGACGCGGCTGAGCCAGTACGAACGCGTCTACGAGGACGTGCTTGCCATCCCGGTTCTTCGCGGCAAGAAGCCAGAACACGACAAGTTCCCCGGCGCGGACACGACCACGACGGTCGAGGCGCTGATGCCCGACGGCAAGTCCGTCCAGGGGGGAACCAGCCATCACCTCGGCCAGAGCTTCGCCGACGCGTTCGACATCACCTTCGTCGACGAGGACGAAGAGGAACAGACCGCCTACACCACCTCGTGGGGGCTCTCCTGGCGCGCACTCGGCGCGCTCATCATGACCCACTCGGACGATCAGGGGCTCGTCCTCCCACCGACCATCGCACCTACCCAGGTCGCGATCGTCCCCATCTGGCAGGCCGACACCAAGGAGAAGGTGCTCGACTACTCGGAGACGATCGCCGAGGAACTCGAGGACGCGGGTCTGCGCGTCGAACTCGACGATCGCGACGAGCGCAATCCCGGCTTCAAGTTCAACGAGCACGAACTCAACGGCGTCCCCCTCCGAATCGAGATCGGCCCCAACGAGGTCGACGACGAGGAGGTCACGCTCGTCCACCGGCCGGACACCGAGAACGTCGTCGCCGATCGCGAGGGGCTCGTCGAGACCGTCGAGGAGAACCTCGACGCGATCTACGACAAACTCTACGAGACGGCCGAAGAGACCCTCGAGGAGAACGTCCGAGAAGCCCACAGCCCCGAGGAGATCCTCGGGACGATCGGCAAACACGGCGGCTACGTGAAGACGCCGTGGTGTGGCGACCAGGCCTGCGAGGAAGCCATCAAGGAAAAGATCGCCGCCGAGATCGTCATGCAGCCGCTGGCGGAGGAAGGCGGCGCGAGCGCGGGCGAACCCGTCCGTCCCGACGACGACGCGACGTGCGGCGTCTGCGGTGACGACGCCGAGGAGATCGCGTACTTCGCGAAGTCGTATTAG
- a CDS encoding quinone oxidoreductase family protein: MRAIEVTEYGDSDALEIIDADLPEPDASEVRINVEAAGINFADIMQRRGLYPGGPDAPYVPGMEAAGTIDATGEGVGLDEGDRVVAMLNGGGYAEYVTADAQMLFPIPEGMSFEEAAGFPVQFLTAHSCLFEWGGLEEDETVLIQAAAGGVGTAAVQLASNHGAEVFGTASTQEKLDLAADLGCDHPINYTETDFREVVDEETDGEGVDLVLESVGDDVFDRSLDAMAHFGRMVTFGVASGVPASAENQRLLFENKTVKGFHLGQAAYHDPGKIMKAVPDLTQGLTSGDLEVVLGESFALADAAEAHQYIEDRKSAGKVVLTP, translated from the coding sequence ATGCGTGCAATCGAGGTAACCGAATACGGCGACAGCGACGCGCTCGAGATTATCGACGCTGACCTTCCCGAACCGGACGCGAGCGAGGTCCGGATCAACGTCGAAGCCGCGGGGATCAACTTCGCCGACATCATGCAGCGCCGGGGGCTCTACCCGGGCGGGCCGGACGCGCCCTACGTCCCCGGCATGGAAGCCGCCGGAACGATCGACGCGACTGGCGAGGGCGTCGGCTTAGACGAGGGCGATCGGGTCGTCGCGATGCTCAACGGCGGCGGCTACGCCGAGTACGTCACGGCTGACGCGCAGATGCTCTTTCCCATCCCGGAGGGGATGAGTTTCGAGGAGGCCGCGGGCTTTCCAGTCCAGTTCCTCACTGCTCACTCCTGTCTGTTCGAGTGGGGCGGACTCGAAGAAGACGAAACGGTTCTGATCCAGGCCGCCGCGGGCGGGGTCGGGACGGCCGCCGTCCAGTTAGCCTCGAACCACGGCGCGGAGGTCTTCGGGACCGCGAGCACGCAAGAGAAACTCGACCTCGCGGCCGATCTGGGCTGTGACCACCCGATCAACTACACCGAGACGGACTTTCGGGAGGTCGTCGACGAGGAAACCGACGGCGAGGGCGTCGATCTCGTCTTAGAGAGCGTCGGCGACGACGTCTTCGATCGCAGCCTCGACGCGATGGCCCACTTCGGGCGGATGGTCACCTTCGGGGTCGCGAGCGGTGTCCCCGCGAGCGCCGAGAACCAGCGGCTCCTCTTCGAGAACAAGACCGTCAAGGGGTTCCACCTCGGGCAGGCCGCCTATCACGATCCGGGCAAGATCATGAAAGCCGTTCCCGACCTCACGCAGGGACTCACGAGCGGGGACCTCGAGGTCGTCCTCGGCGAATCGTTCGCGCTCGCGGACGCCGCCGAGGCCCACCAGTACATCGAAGACCGCAAGAGCGCCGGGAAAGTCGTCCTGACGCCCTGA
- a CDS encoding S8 family peptidase: MAVTPGPDVGTDLSSPLIMNRRTFITAGSASLGALTLGSTAAVADSTGRFVVDRTSLRTESDLEIVHELEPVDLLVVRATADRLDRSGAAYAPDRQLAVDRYRPTAVAGLESSAPARDLTDFQWDKRDQGVPEAHEITRGEGTRVAIIDSGIAADHPDLDGQVDLDLSRNFAPDEYGVGEPYGGTHGTHVAGIVAATDDGSGVVGSAPGADLVDLRVFGAALESRDRGDLPPAYWRETYMGDVMAAIVYAAEIGCDVANLSLGWTWEMRMDGWGKFWGTVHQRVGRYARRQGMVHTHASGNWGESLQFNRDETDSSETAGGLTTSATGPVGFDPETGTYDEPPHSPSTYTTHGVGAIDLAAPGGKGGEFTHDNVLNAIALPQFDDDGTYLGADYGHAWFAGTSMAAPQVAGAAALVASANPRYNANQVANALTRTAEIPEEYDRKYYGRGYLDTLAAVRD; encoded by the coding sequence GTGGCAGTGACGCCCGGACCCGACGTCGGGACCGATCTCTCTTCACCCCTGATCATGAACCGACGAACCTTCATCACGGCGGGTAGCGCATCGCTCGGGGCACTCACTCTCGGATCGACGGCCGCGGTGGCCGACTCGACCGGCCGATTCGTCGTCGATCGCACGAGTCTCCGGACCGAATCGGACCTCGAGATCGTCCACGAACTGGAACCGGTAGATCTGCTGGTCGTCCGGGCGACGGCGGACCGACTCGATCGATCGGGAGCCGCGTACGCCCCCGACCGGCAACTGGCAGTCGACCGGTACCGGCCGACAGCCGTCGCCGGTCTGGAGTCGTCCGCACCGGCACGGGATCTGACCGACTTCCAGTGGGACAAACGCGACCAGGGGGTTCCCGAGGCCCACGAGATCACCAGGGGCGAGGGGACGCGCGTCGCGATCATCGACTCCGGGATCGCGGCGGATCACCCTGACCTGGACGGGCAGGTCGACCTCGATCTGTCCCGGAACTTCGCGCCGGACGAGTACGGCGTCGGCGAACCGTACGGCGGGACCCACGGGACCCACGTCGCGGGGATCGTCGCCGCGACCGACGACGGTAGCGGGGTCGTCGGCTCCGCTCCTGGTGCCGACCTCGTCGACCTGCGCGTCTTCGGGGCGGCGCTCGAGAGCCGCGATCGCGGGGATCTGCCGCCCGCGTACTGGCGGGAGACGTACATGGGCGACGTCATGGCGGCGATCGTCTACGCCGCCGAGATCGGCTGCGACGTCGCGAACCTCAGCCTCGGTTGGACCTGGGAGATGCGGATGGACGGCTGGGGGAAATTCTGGGGCACGGTCCACCAGCGCGTGGGTCGCTACGCCCGACGCCAGGGGATGGTCCACACCCACGCCTCGGGCAACTGGGGCGAGAGCCTCCAGTTCAACCGGGACGAGACCGACTCCTCGGAGACCGCCGGCGGACTCACCACCAGCGCCACGGGCCCCGTCGGGTTCGATCCGGAGACGGGAACGTACGACGAGCCACCCCATTCCCCCTCGACGTACACGACCCACGGCGTCGGCGCGATCGACCTCGCCGCTCCCGGCGGCAAGGGCGGCGAGTTCACGCACGATAACGTGCTGAACGCGATCGCGCTCCCGCAGTTCGACGACGACGGTACGTATCTCGGTGCCGACTACGGCCACGCCTGGTTCGCGGGCACCTCGATGGCCGCGCCGCAGGTCGCCGGGGCCGCTGCGTTGGTTGCGAGTGCGAACCCGCGGTACAACGCGAACCAGGTCGCGAACGCGTTGACGCGGACGGCGGAGATTCCGGAGGAGTACGATCGGAAGTACTACGGTCGCGGGTATCTGGATACGCTGGCCGCGGTTCGGGACTGA
- a CDS encoding amino acid-binding protein, translating to MDNAADAGDEPDGDAETDGGVRAYTVRLELVDEPGELLRALKPISDNGGNLLSIHHERGNITPRGHIPVEVDMECPPDRFDDIVEGLRDAGVNVIQAGAERYGEEISVVLVGHLVANDLSETLSRIEDEASAVVLDLSLTAPEGTEGVASARIRLAIDSGRTTEALESIRAIGSAKDLTVVEPLLGGDA from the coding sequence ATGGATAACGCCGCCGACGCCGGGGACGAACCGGACGGGGACGCCGAGACCGACGGCGGTGTTCGCGCCTACACCGTCCGACTCGAACTCGTCGACGAACCCGGCGAGTTGCTTCGCGCGCTCAAACCGATCTCCGACAACGGCGGAAACCTCCTGAGTATCCACCACGAACGCGGCAACATCACACCTCGCGGGCACATCCCCGTCGAGGTCGACATGGAGTGTCCGCCCGATCGGTTCGACGACATCGTCGAGGGACTTCGCGACGCCGGCGTCAACGTCATTCAGGCCGGTGCCGAGCGCTACGGCGAGGAGATCAGCGTCGTGCTCGTCGGTCACCTCGTCGCGAACGACCTCTCGGAGACGCTCTCGCGAATCGAAGACGAGGCCAGCGCCGTCGTCCTCGACCTCTCGCTGACCGCGCCGGAAGGGACCGAGGGCGTCGCCAGCGCCCGGATCCGACTCGCGATCGACTCCGGCCGGACGACCGAGGCGCTCGAGTCGATCCGGGCGATCGGTTCGGCGAAGGACCTCACCGTCGTCGAACCGCTGCTCGGAGGTGATGCCTGA
- a CDS encoding polymer-forming cytoskeletal protein: MVDQSRRRSVLVTVAGAVTTALAGCLGGDGGDDKCADCENEIRDVGGERSAAGYSGTAVTIDEDTDESVTTDGPLEVRPGVAVGGDVSGVSVTIGEDAAVDGSVSGTAVTIRPGATVAGDVIAESIEVSDDAEVSGEIETDNEAGDEDSDDEDEEGERDDQGDEGGGDGDEDEGGGDGDEDEGDGDEDEDEDDEDEDEDEEDEDEDEDEDEDEDEDDGDEDEDEDEDDED; encoded by the coding sequence ATGGTCGACCAGTCTCGACGCCGATCAGTCCTCGTGACGGTCGCTGGGGCGGTGACGACCGCGCTCGCGGGCTGTCTGGGCGGCGACGGTGGCGACGACAAGTGTGCCGACTGCGAGAACGAGATCAGGGACGTCGGTGGGGAGCGCTCCGCCGCCGGCTACTCGGGGACTGCGGTCACGATCGACGAGGATACGGACGAGAGTGTCACGACGGACGGTCCTCTCGAGGTCCGTCCCGGGGTCGCGGTCGGCGGCGACGTCAGCGGCGTGTCGGTGACGATCGGCGAGGACGCCGCCGTGGACGGGAGCGTCTCCGGCACGGCAGTGACGATCCGTCCGGGCGCGACCGTCGCGGGTGACGTGATCGCCGAGTCGATCGAGGTCAGCGACGACGCCGAAGTCAGCGGGGAGATCGAGACCGACAACGAGGCTGGTGACGAGGACAGTGACGACGAAGACGAGGAGGGAGAGCGCGACGACCAGGGCGACGAGGGCGGTGGAGATGGAGATGAGGACGAGGGCGGTGGAGATGGAGATGAGGACGAGGGCGATGGGGATGAAGATGAGGACGAGGACGACGAGGATGAGGACGAGGATGAGGAGGACGAGGACGAGGATGAGGACGAGGACGAGGATGAGGACGAGGACGATGGGGATGAAGATGAGGACGAGGATGAGGACGACGAGGATTGA
- a CDS encoding CBS domain-containing protein, giving the protein MDDIFVARVMSTSLHTVTPDTLVEDAGETMLENEIGSVVVVDDDNQLEGILTTTDFVNIVAESHPKAETTVSRYMTTDVITASAQDSIVDAADVMVEHSFHHLPVVDEDEGVIGMITTSDLAAYLSRVSTPSPERE; this is encoded by the coding sequence ATGGACGACATTTTCGTCGCACGAGTGATGTCCACGTCACTCCACACCGTGACGCCGGACACGCTCGTCGAGGACGCGGGAGAGACCATGCTCGAGAACGAGATCGGGTCGGTCGTCGTGGTCGACGACGACAACCAGCTCGAGGGAATCCTGACGACGACCGACTTCGTCAACATCGTCGCCGAGAGCCACCCGAAAGCCGAGACGACGGTCTCGCGCTACATGACCACCGACGTCATTACGGCCTCGGCACAGGACAGTATCGTCGACGCGGCCGACGTCATGGTCGAGCACTCGTTCCACCACCTGCCGGTCGTCGACGAGGACGAGGGGGTCATCGGGATGATCACGACCTCGGACCTGGCAGCGTACCTCTCGCGAGTCTCCACCCCGTCGCCCGAGCGGGAGTAG
- the tuf gene encoding translation elongation factor EF-1 subunit alpha: MSEQHQNLAIIGHVDHGKSTLVGRLLYETGSVPEHVIEQHREEAEEKGKGGFEFAYVMDNLAEERERGVTIDIAHQEFSTDEYDFTIVDCPGHRDFVKNMITGASQADNAVLVVAADDGVAPQTQEHVFLARTLGIDELIIGINKMDIVDYEESTYDEVVDEVTQLLKQVQFNTDDASFIPISAFEGDNIAEESDNTPWYDGEILLEALNDLPEPEPPTDAPLRLPIQDVYTISGIGTVPVGRIETGVMNTGDDVVFQPSDVGGEVKTIEMHHEEVPKAEPGDNVGFNVRGIGKDDIRRGDVCGPADDPPKVAETFQAQVVVMQHPSVITAGYTPVFHAHTAQVACTIESIDKKMDPSSGEVAEENPDFIQSGDAAVVTIRPQKPLSIEPSSEIPELGSFAIRDMGQTIAAGKVLSVDEK; this comes from the coding sequence ATGAGCGAACAACACCAGAACCTGGCCATCATCGGCCACGTTGACCACGGGAAGAGTACGCTCGTGGGACGCCTCCTCTACGAGACGGGGAGCGTACCAGAGCACGTCATCGAACAGCACCGCGAGGAAGCCGAGGAGAAAGGCAAGGGCGGATTCGAGTTCGCCTACGTCATGGACAACCTCGCCGAAGAGCGCGAACGCGGTGTCACCATCGACATCGCCCACCAGGAGTTCTCGACCGACGAGTACGACTTCACCATCGTCGACTGTCCTGGTCACCGCGACTTCGTCAAGAACATGATCACGGGCGCGTCCCAGGCGGACAACGCCGTCCTCGTCGTCGCCGCTGACGACGGCGTCGCGCCCCAGACACAGGAGCACGTCTTCCTGGCCCGTACCCTCGGGATCGACGAGCTCATCATCGGCATCAACAAGATGGACATCGTCGACTACGAGGAGTCGACCTACGACGAGGTCGTCGACGAGGTCACCCAGCTGCTCAAGCAGGTCCAGTTCAACACGGACGACGCCTCGTTCATCCCGATTTCGGCGTTCGAAGGCGACAACATCGCCGAGGAGTCCGACAACACGCCGTGGTACGACGGCGAAATCCTGCTCGAGGCCCTGAACGACCTGCCGGAGCCGGAGCCGCCGACGGACGCGCCGCTCCGACTCCCGATCCAGGACGTCTACACGATCTCGGGTATCGGTACCGTCCCCGTCGGACGGATCGAGACCGGTGTCATGAACACCGGCGACGACGTCGTCTTCCAGCCCAGCGACGTGGGCGGCGAAGTGAAGACGATCGAGATGCACCACGAGGAAGTCCCCAAGGCCGAGCCCGGTGACAACGTCGGATTCAACGTCCGCGGCATCGGCAAGGACGACATCCGCCGCGGTGACGTCTGTGGCCCCGCCGACGACCCGCCGAAGGTCGCCGAGACGTTCCAGGCCCAGGTCGTCGTCATGCAGCACCCCTCGGTCATCACGGCCGGCTACACCCCGGTCTTCCACGCCCACACGGCCCAGGTCGCGTGTACGATCGAGTCCATCGACAAGAAGATGGACCCGTCCAGCGGCGAGGTCGCCGAGGAGAACCCCGACTTCATCCAGTCGGGCGACGCTGCTGTGGTCACCATCCGACCGCAGAAGCCCCTCAGCATCGAGCCGTCCAGCGAAATTCCCGAACTCGGGAGCTTCGCCATCCGCGACATGGGTCAGACCATCGCGGCCGGCAAGGTCCTGAGCGTCGACGAGAAATAA
- a CDS encoding FxLYD domain-containing protein yields the protein MRRRDLIQLLATGGLTLPLAGCTSGGESNSGTVDGGADGNDSPEKGGNEGTGAEDGDRDDSSSGTDGVELLDHEFYEDELQAGVDGSVRNDTGAELESVEVTVRFYDTDDRQIHEGIDTTDGLDSGAEWTFDVPLLGARAEEVGDYEIEVSESPV from the coding sequence ATGCGACGGAGAGATCTTATCCAGTTGCTGGCGACTGGGGGGCTGACGCTCCCGCTCGCAGGCTGTACCAGCGGTGGCGAGAGCAATAGTGGGACTGTGGACGGCGGTGCTGACGGGAATGACAGTCCTGAAAAGGGTGGCAACGAGGGCACCGGCGCTGAAGATGGTGATCGCGACGACAGTAGTAGTGGGACCGATGGGGTGGAACTCCTCGACCACGAGTTCTACGAGGACGAACTCCAGGCGGGCGTCGACGGGAGCGTGCGCAACGATACGGGTGCCGAACTGGAGTCCGTCGAGGTCACGGTCCGGTTCTACGATACGGACGATCGCCAGATACACGAGGGAATCGATACCACGGACGGCCTCGACAGCGGGGCGGAGTGGACGTTCGACGTCCCGCTTCTCGGTGCACGCGCCGAGGAGGTCGGTGACTACGAAATCGAAGTCTCCGAGAGCCCCGTCTAG